A stretch of Streptomyces vietnamensis DNA encodes these proteins:
- a CDS encoding carbohydrate ABC transporter permease codes for MTNALTIGSRGGKHRTAATAARRRTHSARPSWDEPPTPVGQAAKGLTLGGTLAVILVPLWIIVLTSFSTPGAINRAGGLVIWPDGLSTETYRQMLGDPTIVTALGVSLGITVVGTALSMVVSILCAYGLSRPRSFGHRFLLMLLIVTMFVSGGLIPGFLVVTGLGGYGQWWALILPSAVSVFNILVLRAFYQETSSELIDAARMDGAGEWRILWSVVLPTSRAVTAVTALFYAVGYWNSFFNVMLYMPTDSQKWPLQYVLLTYVNRANGLPGSVNSGFGETHAQTAPLSLQMAVVVLTLVPLVIVYPFVQKHLRTGVLTGAIKG; via the coding sequence ATGACGAACGCACTCACCATCGGTTCGCGGGGCGGGAAACACCGCACGGCGGCGACGGCCGCCCGACGCCGGACCCACTCCGCCCGCCCCTCCTGGGACGAGCCGCCGACCCCGGTCGGCCAGGCCGCGAAGGGCCTCACACTCGGCGGGACGCTCGCCGTCATCCTGGTCCCGCTCTGGATCATCGTACTGACCAGCTTCTCCACCCCCGGGGCCATCAACCGGGCCGGCGGCCTGGTGATCTGGCCGGACGGCCTGTCCACCGAGACGTACCGCCAGATGCTCGGCGACCCGACCATCGTCACCGCGCTGGGGGTGAGCCTGGGCATCACCGTGGTCGGCACCGCGCTGTCCATGGTCGTCTCGATCCTGTGCGCCTACGGCCTCTCCCGGCCCCGGTCGTTCGGGCACCGCTTCCTCCTGATGCTGCTGATCGTCACGATGTTCGTCAGCGGCGGCCTGATCCCGGGCTTCCTGGTGGTCACCGGACTGGGCGGCTACGGCCAGTGGTGGGCGCTGATCCTGCCGAGCGCGGTCTCCGTCTTCAACATCCTGGTGCTGCGCGCCTTCTACCAGGAGACCTCCTCCGAACTGATCGACGCGGCCCGGATGGACGGCGCCGGGGAGTGGCGGATCCTGTGGTCCGTCGTCCTGCCCACCTCACGCGCCGTCACCGCCGTCACCGCGCTGTTCTACGCCGTCGGCTACTGGAACTCGTTCTTCAACGTCATGCTCTACATGCCGACGGACAGTCAGAAATGGCCGCTGCAGTACGTGTTGCTCACCTACGTCAACCGGGCGAACGGCCTGCCCGGTTCGGTCAACTCGGGCTTCGGGGAGACCCACGCCCAGACCGCACCGCTGTCGCTGCAGATGGCGGTCGTCGTCCTCACCCTGGTACCACTGGTGATCGTGTACCCGTTCGTGCAGAAGCACCTGCGTACCGGTGTTCTCACCGGAGCGATCAAGGGCTGA
- a CDS encoding LacI family DNA-binding transcriptional regulator, whose translation MVTLADVARHAGVSSSTVSYALSGKRPISHETRTRIEQAITDLGYHPNAGARALAGKRSHIIALVVPLHPQVHVPTMMEIAIAVTVAAREHGYDVLLLTNDEGPEGVRRVAATGLADGVILMDVRLDDDRIPVLRAQEIPAALIGLPDDPTGLSCVDHDFATAGALCADHLADLGHRDIAFIGYSSGVYRRHAGYAERTLNGFRARAERRDLRFLHRPCEGTYESTAGTLARILADRPDTTGFVVQNEAAIGPLLSLLRASGRTVPEDASVIAICPEAMAEQHSPRLTSVTGPKKDLGQVAVDQVMARIAATTAGEQPDDQLLLMPPELVVRESTAPAPRRL comes from the coding sequence ATGGTGACACTCGCCGATGTGGCCAGGCACGCCGGTGTCTCGTCCAGCACGGTCAGCTACGCCCTCAGCGGCAAGCGCCCGATCTCCCACGAGACCAGGACCCGCATCGAGCAGGCCATCACGGACCTCGGCTACCACCCCAACGCGGGCGCCCGGGCCCTGGCCGGCAAGCGCTCGCACATCATCGCCCTGGTCGTGCCGCTCCACCCCCAGGTGCACGTGCCCACCATGATGGAGATCGCCATCGCGGTCACCGTCGCGGCCCGCGAACACGGCTACGACGTCCTGCTGCTCACCAACGACGAAGGACCCGAAGGAGTCCGCAGGGTCGCCGCCACCGGACTCGCCGACGGCGTCATCCTGATGGACGTCCGACTGGACGACGACCGCATCCCGGTCCTGCGCGCCCAGGAGATCCCGGCCGCACTCATCGGCCTGCCCGACGACCCCACCGGACTCTCGTGCGTCGACCACGACTTCGCCACCGCGGGCGCGCTCTGCGCCGACCACCTGGCCGACCTCGGCCACCGCGACATCGCCTTCATCGGCTACAGCAGCGGCGTCTACCGGCGGCACGCCGGCTACGCCGAGCGCACCCTGAACGGCTTCCGCGCCCGCGCCGAACGGCGGGACCTGCGGTTCCTCCACCGGCCGTGCGAGGGCACGTACGAGAGCACGGCCGGCACCCTGGCCCGCATCCTCGCGGACCGGCCCGACACCACCGGGTTCGTCGTGCAGAACGAGGCCGCGATCGGCCCGCTGCTCAGTCTGCTGCGCGCCAGCGGACGGACCGTCCCGGAGGACGCCTCCGTCATCGCCATCTGCCCGGAGGCGATGGCCGAGCAGCACTCCCCCCGGCTCACCTCCGTGACCGGCCCGAAGAAGGACCTCGGACAGGTCGCCGTCGACCAGGTCATGGCGCGGATCGCCGCGACCACCGCGGGCGAGCAGCCCGACGACCAACTCCTCCTGATGCCACCGGAGCTGGTGGTACGCGAAAGCACCGCACCGGCCCCGCGCCGCCTTTGA